The window TTGAACCTTATTCGTTAAAAATATCTTCCGGATCCAAAATACGGCCGGCAAAGCGGTACGTGTCTTTCCAATATTTTTCATCAAGAGAAGAAATTATTACACCTGTATGTTTACCCTGCGAAGCGGAATGGATGAATTCCCTGTTACCTATGTAAATTCCTACGTGTGATACTTTGTTTCCCACAGTATAAAAAAATAAAAGATCGCCGGGTTGAACTTCTTTGTCCGAGATCCGTTTAGCAAAGTCTGCAAGACCCTTTGTGCTTCTGGGGATGCTAATTTCGAGAGCGTCAAGAGCTGCCCTATATACAAAACCTGAACAATCCATTCCGGCCTTAGTAGTGCCTGCATATTTATATGGAGTTTTTAGGTATTTATATGCAGCATTTATAAAATCGAGACGCGGAGATTCGGGCGGTTGAGCTCCAAAAGTCATACATCCGTTTAAAAAAAAGCTTAAAAGAACAAAAATAAATATTTTTTTCATAAATTCTGCAACCTCCTATCTCTTATCGGGTCTAACTATAAGAGAATTTAGCTAAATTTATTTATAAAAGGAAGATCTTATGGCAAATCTTAATAAAAAGCCCTGGGCATTTTTAGATGAATGGAGAGGCTCAAAGTTTAAAGGCGAATGGCCGACCCTCCCCGAAATGTTTGAAATTACTGCGGAACGGTACCCTGACAGGAATTGTTTTACGGTCTTTGAACCGGATCGTGTTACCCTTTCTTATTCGGAAAGTCTAAAAGTAGTAAAAGACTTGGCTTATTGGATGACCGAAAACGGTGTTACAAAGGGAACTCATGTTGCCGTTTCAGGCAAAAACTCCCCGGAATGGGCTGTCGTATACTTGGCAAGCCTTTTTGCAGGAGGAATAATAATTCCGATAGACTATGGTCTTCATAATGAAGAGATTGAAACTCTTTTAAAAACGGCGAAACCTAAATTATTTTTTGTGGATGAAGAAAAATTCGATTTTTTTGCAGAAAAAGCAAAAACCGAGAGTTATATAGGTTCTCTTTATTCTTTAAGTAAAAAACATCCTGAAATTTATGTTTATAATCTAAAGCCTTCCGGAAGTCCTGAGCTTGCAAAGGCTCAAGAAAACGATACGGCTGCAATTCTTTTTACCTCAGGTACAACGGGAAATCCC of the Treponema denticola ATCC 35405 genome contains:
- a CDS encoding C40 family peptidase — translated: MKKIFIFVLLSFFLNGCMTFGAQPPESPRLDFINAAYKYLKTPYKYAGTTKAGMDCSGFVYRAALDALEISIPRSTKGLADFAKRISDKEVQPGDLLFFYTVGNKVSHVGIYIGNREFIHSASQGKHTGVIISSLDEKYWKDTYRFAGRILDPEDIFNE